The Vescimonas coprocola genome includes a window with the following:
- a CDS encoding class I SAM-dependent methyltransferase: MRNSQNFWDKNAGRYDRFMRKDAAAYERLYELLRPVVQHKTVLELATGTGLIAKNIVRSADHIEATDASQEMIEQAKQGVKSTKLYFSVQDMFHLPYADESFDVVIVANALHIVPEPERALSEIRRVLKDDGMLVAPTFTHADNAFFGKVKAFFMKLAGFPLHSKWTSADYLSFLRENGWTVRKSTVLKTSFPLTYAECVKSEG; encoded by the coding sequence ATGAGGAACAGTCAAAATTTCTGGGATAAAAACGCCGGGCGGTACGACCGCTTCATGCGCAAGGACGCAGCGGCTTACGAGCGGCTGTACGAGCTGCTGCGCCCCGTGGTGCAGCACAAAACCGTGCTGGAACTGGCGACCGGCACGGGGCTGATCGCCAAAAATATCGTCCGCTCTGCTGACCATATTGAAGCTACCGACGCATCCCAAGAGATGATTGAGCAGGCAAAACAGGGCGTAAAATCTACGAAGCTCTATTTTTCGGTGCAGGATATGTTCCACCTGCCTTATGCCGACGAAAGCTTTGACGTAGTCATCGTGGCCAATGCGCTGCATATCGTGCCGGAGCCGGAGAGGGCATTGTCGGAGATTCGCCGGGTGCTGAAGGATGACGGCATGTTGGTTGCGCCGACCTTCACCCATGCGGATAACGCTTTCTTCGGAAAGGTCAAAGCATTTTTCATGAAGCTGGCGGGCTTTCCGCTGCACAGCAAATGGACGAGTGCAGATTACCTTTCGTTCCTGCGGGAAAACGGCTGGACGGTGCGGAAAAGCACCGTGCTGAAAACCTCGTTCCCGCTGACCTACGCAGAGTGCGTGAAATCGGAGGGGTGA
- a CDS encoding ABC transporter permease — protein MIHKLLKRPQAIIGLGLIAIVIVIAIAAPAFSPHDPELVNLSQKYAQPDAEYPLGTDQLGRCTLSRLLYGARYSIGISLPVLLILSVIGLIVGTFSACAGKKADHFITILCDVFIAFPSLIIAIAVIGVLGNGLQNIAVSVVIATWAWFVRVVRSYSVQEMGKDYILAARISGCNTGKLVFRHLIPNILPQFLVYVSTGVASSIIMVSSFAFLGLGLPSGTPEWGAMLNDARTALYSHPELLIYPGLCIFVTAAGFNLFGEALRDILTPEEDSL, from the coding sequence ATGATACATAAGCTACTCAAAAGGCCGCAGGCAATCATCGGTCTGGGCCTGATTGCTATTGTGATTGTAATTGCGATTGCAGCACCTGCTTTTTCGCCTCACGACCCTGAATTGGTGAATTTATCGCAAAAGTATGCTCAGCCTGACGCAGAATACCCTCTTGGAACAGATCAATTGGGCAGGTGTACCTTATCAAGGCTGCTGTATGGAGCCAGATATTCCATCGGAATCAGTTTACCTGTGCTGCTGATTTTGTCTGTGATTGGTCTGATTGTCGGTACTTTTAGCGCCTGTGCTGGAAAAAAAGCAGACCATTTCATTACTATACTCTGTGATGTGTTTATTGCTTTTCCTTCTCTTATCATTGCTATTGCTGTCATAGGCGTTCTGGGGAACGGACTCCAAAACATTGCCGTTTCTGTTGTGATAGCGACCTGGGCTTGGTTTGTTCGTGTTGTCAGATCTTATTCCGTTCAAGAAATGGGTAAAGATTATATCCTGGCAGCCCGAATTTCTGGGTGCAATACAGGAAAGCTGGTCTTCAGACATCTGATTCCTAACATTCTGCCACAGTTTCTTGTGTATGTTTCCACTGGTGTCGCTTCTTCCATCATTATGGTTTCCAGCTTTGCTTTCCTCGGACTTGGCCTTCCCTCCGGCACACCGGAATGGGGTGCCATGTTAAATGATGCCAGGACAGCGCTTTACTCTCATCCGGAATTGCTAATCTACCCAGGCTTGTGCATCTTCGTAACGGCAGCAGGCTTCAATTTATTTGGAGAAGCACTCCGTGATATTCTGACGCCGGAGGAGGACAGCCTATGA
- a CDS encoding TetR/AcrR family transcriptional regulator, with protein sequence MAFTDEQNEQIRKDLIREARRCGITIGMRKTSVEQLTNSVGISKGSFYKFFDSKELLFFAVLEDIHTECFAAAQKSLQENTALLPTDRAAAAILAACRWLAETKAFVFIENDADFLLHRLPEEVKTAHYHDDEAHIRALLEGGGLQPKGGMALAAATVRGLILTVSHQEQIGALYPQVLETLVRGACRELFE encoded by the coding sequence GTGGCTTTTACAGATGAACAGAATGAACAGATCCGCAAAGACCTGATCCGGGAAGCCCGGCGCTGCGGCATTACCATCGGGATGCGGAAAACCTCAGTGGAGCAGCTGACAAATTCCGTCGGTATTTCCAAGGGATCGTTTTATAAATTCTTTGATTCCAAGGAGCTGCTGTTTTTCGCCGTGCTGGAGGATATCCATACAGAGTGTTTCGCAGCGGCGCAGAAGTCTTTGCAGGAAAATACAGCCTTATTGCCTACCGACCGCGCGGCAGCGGCGATCCTGGCGGCCTGTCGGTGGCTGGCCGAGACGAAAGCCTTTGTGTTCATCGAAAATGACGCGGATTTTCTCCTGCACCGACTGCCGGAGGAAGTGAAGACCGCTCACTATCACGACGACGAGGCCCACATCCGTGCCCTGCTGGAAGGGGGCGGCTTGCAGCCGAAGGGCGGCATGGCACTGGCAGCGGCCACGGTGCGCGGCTTGATTTTAACCGTCTCCCATCAGGAGCAGATCGGGGCGCTTTACCCGCAGGTGCTGGAAACGCTGGTGCGCGGCGCTTGCCGGGAACTATTTGAATAA
- a CDS encoding helix-turn-helix domain-containing protein has translation MIEVKRDDFFVESIKNPIEYGTYYKINPKYGTGFQWTSEVHHDFIITATDIRFNQETMVGEHIGSGYVLALYISGAGDEFYPYQNISPNTLRCYEPSEKYKAIYHPQIPLRCITVQVDQEFIDQYLQEISGDLEVNFSDFFKEKGKFYLPNVNHAMQSLYEYLLSMKASRITVEAKIYEIISYLASYLKENRLNEENGQPINKTDLQALAELTHYMDEHYSFNITLQTLSTIACMSESKMKKLFKSVYNMSITEYIQRKRISVAEHMLIQTDLTIAEISRIVGYSNPSRLIEIFKRYYGFTPSKYRK, from the coding sequence ATGATAGAAGTTAAACGAGATGATTTCTTTGTTGAATCGATAAAGAATCCAATAGAGTACGGAACATATTATAAGATCAACCCAAAATATGGAACCGGATTTCAATGGACGAGTGAGGTTCACCACGATTTCATCATTACAGCGACAGATATAAGATTTAACCAGGAAACTATGGTCGGAGAACATATTGGGTCTGGTTATGTACTTGCTCTCTATATTAGTGGCGCAGGAGATGAATTCTATCCGTATCAAAATATTTCTCCGAATACATTGCGCTGCTATGAACCATCTGAAAAGTATAAAGCTATTTATCATCCTCAGATTCCATTAAGATGTATTACCGTGCAGGTTGACCAGGAATTTATTGATCAGTATCTCCAGGAAATTTCCGGTGATCTTGAAGTGAACTTTTCTGATTTTTTCAAAGAAAAAGGGAAATTCTATTTACCAAATGTTAATCATGCTATGCAAAGCCTATATGAGTATCTGCTTTCCATGAAAGCGTCCAGAATTACAGTAGAAGCAAAAATATATGAAATCATCTCTTATCTTGCTTCATATTTGAAAGAAAACAGACTAAATGAAGAGAATGGCCAGCCCATTAACAAAACAGATTTGCAGGCATTAGCTGAACTAACGCATTACATGGACGAACATTACAGTTTTAATATTACGTTGCAGACGCTTTCCACCATTGCATGTATGAGTGAAAGCAAAATGAAAAAGCTATTTAAGTCAGTTTATAATATGTCCATTACTGAATACATTCAGAGGAAAAGGATCTCTGTAGCCGAGCATATGCTTATTCAGACCGACCTCACCATTGCGGAAATTTCAAGAATTGTTGGATACTCCAACCCCAGTAGATTGATTGAAATATTCAAAAGGTATTATGGATTTACTCCCTCAAAATACAGAAAATAA
- a CDS encoding class I SAM-dependent methyltransferase has translation MSFFENTRKPVGLGGKLMVTMMNLGHSPVVRWGLQFLNAAPDAKVLDCGCGGGANIKRLLKKYPQGIVKGIDYSPVSVEKSKKVNETAVTKGRCDVLQGNVADMIFADDWFDAVTAFETVYFWPDLPQCFLEVYRVLKPNGTFLICNESNGDSDKDEKWTEIIGGMTIYSGDELKTFLENAGFCNVQIHKNKMGWLCVTGQKREK, from the coding sequence ATGTCGTTTTTTGAAAACACCCGCAAGCCTGTGGGGCTTGGCGGGAAGCTCATGGTCACCATGATGAATTTGGGTCACAGCCCTGTGGTGCGGTGGGGGCTTCAATTTCTGAATGCTGCGCCGGATGCCAAGGTGCTGGACTGCGGCTGCGGCGGTGGGGCAAACATCAAGAGACTTCTGAAAAAATACCCGCAAGGGATCGTGAAGGGTATCGACTATTCGCCCGTCAGCGTGGAGAAATCCAAAAAGGTCAATGAAACTGCCGTTACAAAAGGACGCTGCGACGTGTTGCAAGGCAATGTGGCGGATATGATCTTCGCAGATGACTGGTTCGATGCGGTCACAGCTTTTGAAACCGTTTATTTCTGGCCTGATCTGCCGCAGTGCTTCCTGGAGGTTTACCGGGTGCTGAAGCCCAACGGGACCTTTCTCATCTGCAACGAGAGCAATGGCGACTCGGACAAGGACGAGAAGTGGACGGAGATTATCGGCGGTATGACCATATACAGCGGCGATGAGCTGAAAACATTTCTGGAAAACGCCGGATTCTGCAATGTTCAAATCCATAAAAACAAAATGGGCTGGCTCTGCGTGACAGGACAGAAGCGGGAGAAATAA
- a CDS encoding ABC transporter permease, with protein MKKYIGKRIISFLIVLVGVSILSFLLIAWSGKDPAEIIAHRGVSNPTPEQIEMIRVEMGLDQPLPVRYIQWLSGMFTGELGTSLTTHQPIVKDLHKYLAATTSLVGMAILWIIALTVPISLLCARKRNRLFDQVTRGITICGICVPTFWLGFLLLLFFAIHLKWFSVLPSPGWRGFLLPSFALAVPSSCSLIRIMRSSLLAELSSDYVRFAKARGLSANRILVCHILRNALPPVVTIFFQQFGFLIAGGAVIESVFSIKGIGTYLVDSVIAADTIAVSTCIVVIAAIFVVANFMADIINRLLCPWMVREENDT; from the coding sequence TTGAAGAAATATATTGGAAAAAGGATCATTAGCTTCCTCATTGTGCTGGTAGGCGTCAGCATTCTAAGTTTTTTGTTGATTGCTTGGTCCGGAAAAGATCCTGCAGAAATTATTGCACACCGAGGCGTATCCAATCCTACGCCGGAACAGATTGAGATGATTCGGGTGGAAATGGGATTGGATCAACCTCTCCCTGTGCGATATATTCAGTGGCTTTCCGGAATGTTTACAGGAGAACTTGGGACTTCTTTGACCACTCATCAACCGATTGTAAAGGATCTGCACAAGTATCTGGCTGCGACCACATCTCTTGTAGGGATGGCCATTCTATGGATTATCGCGCTCACCGTTCCGATTAGTTTGCTCTGTGCCAGAAAGCGGAACCGCCTTTTCGATCAGGTTACCAGAGGCATTACTATCTGCGGTATTTGTGTGCCAACTTTCTGGCTGGGATTCCTTCTTCTACTGTTCTTTGCGATTCATCTGAAATGGTTCAGTGTCTTACCAAGTCCAGGTTGGAGGGGCTTTTTACTACCTTCATTTGCCCTGGCGGTTCCCAGTTCGTGTTCACTCATCCGAATTATGCGTTCCTCTCTTCTGGCTGAATTATCTTCTGATTATGTTCGGTTTGCAAAAGCCCGTGGACTATCTGCCAACAGAATTCTGGTATGCCACATTCTGCGAAATGCCTTACCGCCTGTTGTTACAATTTTCTTTCAGCAATTCGGCTTTCTAATTGCCGGAGGGGCGGTAATCGAAAGTGTTTTTTCAATCAAGGGAATCGGAACTTATCTGGTGGACAGTGTGATTGCAGCAGATACGATTGCAGTTTCTACCTGTATAGTCGTCATTGCAGCAATTTTTGTCGTCGCAAATTTCATGGCAGACATAATCAACCGTCTGCTTTGTCCATGGATGGTGAGGGAAGAAAATGATACATAA
- a CDS encoding ABC transporter ATP-binding protein translates to MRSLYKKLFHYVQDKRIWAYFSMALSAAAVCSYMGAYWFLWQSIVSILVIPVYEKAMYDAIIVVILMILRGILNIASATCSHYLGFRLETNLRKNGLHKLLDASSSFFDHNSSGEIRKIIDDNAAETHKTVAHLIPDNVTAVMTPVLMFVLMFAIDYRLGILLILTTVIGVLQYRKMSGGTEFLSGYSAALQKMSAATVEYVRGMQIIKIFGVTVQYYKTLINSIKEYKQYVYQYSLSCKNPYVGFQVLFNVFYAFAVPAAVVFISYGEPAMLILAKIVFFAVFSGAVFTSFTSIMFTGQDNFGAQNTLNQLDELTTSMDQAKLPHGNEETFQDFNIEFRHVDFKYDDNFVLKDFSLTLHQNKTYALIGSSGGGKSTIAKLISGFYPVDGGEILIGGKNIQSYSEKALIQNIAFVFQRSQLLKASIYENVRIGNPQATRRQIMDALDAANCTSILDKFPQREMTVIGAKDVYLSGGEVQRIAIARAILKNANIVIMDEASAAADPENEYELQQAFQKLMSGKTVIMIAHRLSSIQNVDQILFVQNGKVVEQGTHNELMACNGRYKDFQDVYCKANQWRLA, encoded by the coding sequence ATGCGCAGTTTATATAAAAAACTATTTCATTATGTCCAAGATAAAAGAATTTGGGCATATTTCTCCATGGCACTATCTGCCGCTGCCGTCTGCTCATATATGGGAGCATATTGGTTTCTGTGGCAGTCCATTGTGTCTATTCTGGTTATTCCCGTATATGAGAAGGCTATGTATGACGCAATTATTGTAGTCATACTTATGATTTTACGAGGTATTCTCAACATTGCATCGGCAACGTGTTCCCACTACTTAGGCTTCCGGCTTGAAACAAACTTAAGGAAAAATGGGCTTCATAAATTATTGGATGCCTCTTCTTCCTTTTTTGACCATAACAGCTCTGGAGAGATTCGAAAAATTATTGATGATAACGCAGCAGAAACACACAAAACAGTGGCCCATTTGATTCCGGACAACGTCACTGCTGTTATGACGCCGGTGTTAATGTTTGTGCTGATGTTTGCAATAGACTATCGCCTTGGTATTCTCCTGATCCTTACAACTGTGATTGGTGTTCTTCAGTATCGTAAAATGTCCGGTGGTACTGAATTTCTGTCTGGCTATTCAGCGGCGCTTCAAAAAATGAGTGCGGCAACAGTAGAATATGTCAGAGGAATGCAGATCATAAAAATCTTCGGTGTAACTGTACAGTATTACAAAACTCTGATTAACTCGATCAAAGAGTACAAACAGTACGTCTATCAGTATAGCCTCAGCTGTAAGAATCCCTACGTCGGATTCCAGGTTCTGTTCAACGTGTTTTATGCTTTTGCTGTACCAGCCGCAGTTGTATTCATCAGCTATGGAGAACCTGCTATGCTAATCCTGGCAAAGATTGTTTTCTTTGCTGTGTTCTCCGGAGCTGTATTTACTTCTTTCACATCGATCATGTTTACGGGGCAGGATAACTTTGGCGCACAAAATACGCTGAATCAGCTTGATGAGCTGACTACTTCTATGGATCAGGCAAAGCTTCCACATGGAAACGAAGAGACCTTCCAAGATTTCAATATTGAATTTCGTCATGTTGACTTTAAGTATGATGACAACTTCGTGCTGAAGGATTTCAGCCTGACACTTCATCAGAATAAAACTTATGCGCTCATCGGGTCTTCCGGGGGAGGAAAATCTACCATTGCAAAGCTGATTTCAGGTTTTTATCCTGTCGATGGCGGCGAAATTCTGATTGGTGGAAAGAACATTCAGAGTTATTCTGAAAAAGCTCTCATTCAGAACATCGCATTTGTTTTCCAGCGCAGTCAATTACTAAAGGCCTCAATTTACGAAAATGTCCGAATCGGAAATCCTCAGGCAACACGGCGGCAGATTATGGATGCACTTGACGCAGCGAACTGCACATCCATCCTTGACAAATTTCCCCAGCGGGAGATGACCGTCATAGGGGCAAAGGACGTATACCTTTCCGGTGGTGAGGTGCAAAGGATCGCCATTGCGAGGGCTATTCTAAAGAATGCGAATATCGTCATTATGGATGAGGCTTCTGCAGCTGCAGATCCGGAAAATGAATACGAGTTGCAGCAGGCTTTCCAAAAACTGATGAGTGGCAAAACAGTTATCATGATTGCACACAGGCTGTCCTCTATTCAGAATGTAGACCAGATCCTGTTTGTCCAGAATGGAAAAGTTGTGGAACAGGGAACCCACAATGAACTGATGGCCTGCAATGGACGTTATAAGGATTTTCAGGATGTATACTGCAAGGCAAATCAGTGGAGGTTGGCATGA
- a CDS encoding ABC transporter ATP-binding protein gives MKTYLKRAFQLSDSGVKGLAKSIWSFFLYYVSFVPPMICVFLFADRLLNGNTGKPVVYLLFMLAATLVMYLVINYNYKTTYDETYQESANLRIDLAEQLSKLPLSYFSKHNLSDLAQTIMADVASIEHAFANAVANSIGFAIYFLVISVALLIMNWKLGLCVLLPVLTSASVLFLTKKLQVRDVNKHYDKLRDISESFQNAIELNQEIKSYGLKEKVEAQMDQQLDESENLQWKAQITQTIPVTIGQTLSILPIGITATVGLSMLASGQVSILILLGYIIMAAKLSGAMGGVLLYLTEIFYLDARIARIGEIKNHELQGGEKAVLSDFNVEIKDVCFSYQKDTQVIRHASFTAEQGQVTALVGPSGCGKTTMLKLISRLYDADSGTVQIGGTDIREIHTDSLFKYVSIVFQEVILFNTSIMENIRLGRLDASDEEVIRAAKLAGCNEFVSRLPDTYQTIIGENGAKLSGGERQRLSIARAILKDAPIIILDEIAASLDVETEVQIQTGLNHLIQGKTVIVISHRLKSIENADKIVVMKAGTVEACGKHAHLLKQSPTYRKMIEKSNLAEKFNY, from the coding sequence ATGAAGACATATCTAAAAAGAGCCTTCCAGCTGAGTGATTCGGGTGTGAAGGGCCTTGCAAAATCAATCTGGTCATTCTTTCTCTATTATGTTTCTTTTGTACCGCCGATGATCTGTGTTTTTCTGTTTGCAGACAGGCTGTTGAATGGAAATACCGGGAAACCGGTGGTATATCTCCTGTTTATGCTGGCAGCGACCCTGGTGATGTACTTAGTTATTAACTATAACTATAAAACGACCTATGATGAAACCTACCAGGAATCTGCAAATTTAAGAATTGATCTGGCGGAACAGCTTTCCAAACTGCCCCTATCCTATTTTTCAAAGCACAATTTGTCTGACCTTGCTCAAACAATCATGGCAGATGTGGCTTCGATTGAGCATGCTTTTGCGAACGCAGTGGCTAATTCCATAGGGTTTGCAATTTACTTTTTGGTTATCAGCGTAGCCCTTCTGATCATGAATTGGAAATTAGGTCTCTGTGTATTGCTTCCCGTTCTTACTTCTGCTTCGGTTCTTTTCCTGACAAAGAAACTGCAGGTCAGAGATGTAAATAAACATTATGATAAGTTGAGAGATATTTCCGAAAGCTTTCAGAATGCAATCGAACTGAATCAGGAAATTAAAAGCTATGGGTTGAAAGAAAAAGTAGAAGCTCAAATGGACCAGCAGTTGGATGAGTCAGAAAATCTTCAATGGAAAGCTCAGATCACCCAGACGATTCCTGTTACAATCGGCCAGACTTTATCTATTCTTCCTATTGGAATCACGGCGACTGTTGGCCTTTCAATGCTCGCCTCCGGTCAGGTAAGTATCCTGATTCTTCTGGGCTATATTATTATGGCGGCGAAACTCAGCGGGGCCATGGGTGGTGTTTTGCTCTATCTGACGGAAATCTTTTATTTGGACGCAAGAATTGCCCGGATTGGTGAAATCAAGAATCATGAACTTCAGGGTGGAGAAAAGGCAGTCCTTTCAGATTTCAATGTAGAAATAAAGGATGTTTGTTTTTCCTACCAGAAAGACACCCAGGTGATTCGCCATGCATCCTTTACGGCGGAGCAAGGACAGGTAACCGCATTGGTCGGTCCCAGCGGCTGCGGAAAAACAACAATGCTTAAGCTCATCAGCAGACTATATGATGCAGATTCCGGTACCGTTCAGATCGGAGGAACCGACATACGAGAAATTCACACTGATAGCTTGTTCAAGTATGTTTCCATTGTTTTTCAGGAAGTCATTCTATTTAATACTTCTATTATGGAAAATATTCGCCTTGGGCGGCTGGATGCTTCTGACGAAGAAGTAATACGAGCTGCAAAACTGGCTGGTTGCAATGAGTTTGTCAGCCGTCTGCCAGACACCTACCAGACAATAATCGGGGAAAATGGAGCCAAACTCTCCGGCGGAGAACGTCAGCGGCTGTCCATTGCCAGAGCAATCCTGAAGGATGCTCCAATTATCATTCTGGATGAGATTGCTGCATCGTTAGATGTGGAAACAGAAGTCCAGATACAGACTGGATTAAATCATTTGATTCAAGGCAAGACCGTGATTGTTATTTCACACAGACTGAAGTCTATTGAAAATGCAGATAAGATCGTCGTTATGAAAGCAGGTACGGTAGAAGCCTGTGGAAAACATGCTCATCTGCTGAAACAGTCGCCCACATATAGAAAGATGATTGAAAAGTCCAATCTGGCAGAGAAATTTAACTACTAA
- a CDS encoding MBL fold metallo-hydrolase, whose product MSKKATEFQKREMSKMYRGKEIFKPLNTGWVDERVACVREWVANIFFYRKGDTTIMIDAGYNYDRLAEKMGWLGIDPQSIRHILITHQDTDHVGAVESDSPGLFRSAKLYIGEIENRYLTGEVRRKVIYHLYKLPQVTINNEKVLLHDGETFEIDGIKIECFLVPGHTWGHMVYLIDDKYLFTGDTIWFGADGGYSFISSLAEDNKLAVKSLAALEQKLQSRGLHPLFLTGHTGWTDNFDFAFGHKDKLCSPFRKRVPDPTAPYDAYDESDDTEEVARAGYLQAVGR is encoded by the coding sequence ATGTCAAAGAAAGCGACTGAATTTCAGAAAAGAGAAATGAGCAAGATGTACCGCGGCAAGGAGATATTCAAGCCGCTGAACACCGGCTGGGTGGATGAGCGCGTGGCCTGCGTGCGGGAGTGGGTGGCGAACATCTTCTTCTACCGCAAGGGCGACACCACCATCATGATCGATGCCGGGTACAACTACGACCGGCTGGCAGAAAAAATGGGCTGGCTGGGCATCGACCCGCAGTCCATCCGGCACATCCTCATCACTCATCAGGACACCGACCACGTGGGCGCGGTGGAGTCAGACAGCCCCGGTTTGTTCCGGAGCGCAAAGCTCTATATCGGCGAGATTGAAAACCGGTATCTCACCGGCGAGGTGCGGCGAAAAGTCATATATCATCTCTATAAATTGCCGCAGGTCACAATTAACAACGAAAAGGTGCTGCTGCATGACGGCGAGACTTTCGAGATTGACGGCATCAAAATTGAGTGCTTTCTCGTCCCCGGCCATACATGGGGGCATATGGTCTATCTTATTGACGACAAATATCTCTTCACCGGCGATACTATCTGGTTCGGCGCGGACGGCGGCTACAGTTTCATTTCCTCTCTGGCAGAGGACAACAAACTGGCGGTGAAGTCGCTGGCGGCACTGGAGCAGAAGCTGCAAAGCCGTGGATTACACCCGCTGTTCCTCACCGGCCACACCGGCTGGACGGACAATTTTGACTTTGCCTTTGGCCATAAGGACAAGCTTTGCTCACCGTTCCGAAAGCGGGTTCCCGACCCCACCGCGCCTTACGACGCCTACGATGAATCAGACGATACGGAGGAAGTGGCGAGGGCCGGGTATCTTCAGGCTGTGGGGCGATAA
- a CDS encoding class I SAM-dependent methyltransferase, whose product MKEKIKLSGVPETMLQTVYARAKESSGRGAIHDAKAEGIIEKLDYDFSLADKDTAMRSGVIARTIVLDRMTKEWLASHPGAVVVNIACGLDTRCYRMSGYAHWYNLDLPETMAVREKLLPESGTISQITMSAMEDWGSEISEQNVPVLIVVEGLTMYLSERNIQRIFTVISSRFSNATVFVETMNPTIVRHFKEKSIDASNAKFNWGIKNGKTLAELLPDFRFVEEHSLTEGMAAFVPIYKLLDRLPAVRSISNKIVVLKKE is encoded by the coding sequence ATGAAAGAAAAAATCAAACTCTCCGGCGTGCCGGAGACCATGCTGCAAACCGTTTATGCAAGGGCGAAAGAGAGCAGCGGCAGAGGTGCGATCCACGACGCAAAAGCGGAGGGAATCATCGAGAAGCTGGACTACGATTTTTCCCTTGCGGACAAGGATACGGCCATGCGCAGCGGCGTCATTGCCCGAACCATCGTGCTCGACCGGATGACGAAGGAATGGCTTGCGTCGCACCCCGGCGCGGTGGTGGTCAACATCGCCTGCGGGCTGGATACCCGCTGCTACCGGATGTCGGGTTACGCACATTGGTATAACCTCGACCTGCCGGAAACGATGGCGGTGCGGGAAAAGCTTCTGCCGGAAAGCGGCACGATTTCGCAGATTACCATGTCCGCCATGGAAGATTGGGGCAGCGAAATCAGCGAGCAGAATGTGCCGGTGCTGATCGTCGTCGAGGGACTGACCATGTACCTTTCCGAGAGGAACATACAGCGTATTTTCACGGTGATTTCCAGCCGGTTTTCCAACGCCACAGTCTTTGTGGAAACCATGAATCCTACGATAGTGCGGCACTTCAAGGAGAAATCCATTGACGCAAGCAACGCAAAATTCAACTGGGGAATCAAGAATGGGAAAACACTTGCCGAACTGCTGCCGGATTTTCGCTTTGTGGAGGAACACAGCCTGACGGAGGGCATGGCGGCATTTGTACCGATCTATAAGTTGCTGGACAGGCTGCCCGCCGTGCGGAGTATTTCCAATAAAATCGTTGTACTGAAAAAGGAGTGA
- a CDS encoding alpha/beta fold hydrolase, which translates to MQILEHGQAQERTLLFFPCTAEPVWAFADTITLLSQRWHVFQVVYDGHQPEYPGDFTSVEQTVDEVISYLKSRGVSRLDAAYGCSMGGACLTRMLALGKMPISRAIIDGGITPYQLPFLVRKLLLARDVLSFKMAANSRKVLEAAFPPERFTPAGHDPKKEYDAMEAYLKTFSDRTIRNIFWSANNYALPKCPAKIDTKITYWYGDDEKKDRRRNIQFIKHYFPQTRIHGIPKMAHAELVMVHPEEFCRYAEKFLALQAEEV; encoded by the coding sequence ATGCAGATATTGGAACACGGGCAGGCGCAGGAGCGGACGCTGCTGTTTTTCCCCTGCACGGCAGAGCCTGTATGGGCTTTTGCCGACACGATCACGCTGCTTTCTCAGAGATGGCATGTTTTTCAGGTGGTGTATGACGGCCATCAGCCGGAGTATCCCGGGGATTTCACCTCAGTCGAGCAGACCGTGGACGAGGTGATCTCCTATCTGAAAAGCCGCGGCGTCTCCCGACTGGATGCGGCCTATGGCTGTTCCATGGGCGGTGCCTGTCTGACCCGTATGCTGGCATTGGGGAAAATGCCCATCAGCCGAGCCATCATTGATGGCGGGATCACACCCTATCAGCTGCCCTTCTTGGTGCGAAAGCTGCTGCTGGCGCGGGATGTGCTGTCTTTCAAAATGGCGGCAAACAGCCGAAAGGTACTGGAAGCGGCTTTTCCGCCGGAACGGTTTACCCCCGCAGGGCACGACCCTAAAAAGGAATACGACGCCATGGAAGCCTATCTGAAAACCTTTTCAGACCGGACGATTCGCAACATATTCTGGTCCGCCAACAACTATGCGCTTCCGAAGTGCCCTGCGAAAATCGACACAAAAATCACCTACTGGTATGGCGACGACGAAAAGAAGGACCGCAGACGCAACATTCAATTTATCAAGCACTATTTTCCGCAGACTCGCATCCACGGTATTCCCAAGATGGCCCATGCGGAGTTGGTGATGGTGCATCCGGAGGAGTTCTGCCGGTATGCGGAAAAATTTCTGGCTTTGCAAGCGGAGGAAGTATGA